The following proteins come from a genomic window of Mucinivorans hirudinis:
- a CDS encoding Conjugative transposon protein TraQ, whose translation MKITIIILIATCVCGTLFSLTSCSDKLDIQQMYDFSLSTMPVQKRIVKGETAEIRCQLHKSGNYADAQFYIGYFQPDGKGELRNDEGQVFAPNDIYKLNKETFRLYYTSHCTDQQQIDIYIWDNFGQRYDLSISFQNDSDKEE comes from the coding sequence ATGAAAATAACAATAATTATTTTGATAGCCACTTGTGTTTGTGGCACTCTCTTTTCGCTCACCTCGTGCAGCGACAAACTCGACATTCAGCAGATGTATGACTTCTCGCTCTCCACGATGCCTGTGCAGAAACGTATCGTCAAAGGAGAAACAGCCGAAATCCGCTGTCAGCTCCACAAGTCGGGCAACTATGCCGATGCACAATTCTACATCGGCTACTTCCAACCCGACGGCAAAGGCGAACTCCGCAACGATGAGGGACAGGTCTTCGCTCCCAACGACATCTACAAGCTGAACAAAGAGACCTTTCGGCTCTACTACACCTCCCACTGCACCGACCAACAACAGATAGACATCTACATTTGGGATAACTTCGGGCAGCGATATGACCTCTCTATTTCGTTTCAGAATGATTCAGATAAAGAGGAGTAA
- a CDS encoding Mobile element protein — translation MRKIQYKSTGIAGLFDHEQALEQLSNKGNALERLSEVLDFEIFRELLEDSILTKEKKNNAGAKPYDVVMLFKILILQRYFGLSDGQVEYQIIDRASFKAFLGLSSGDKVPDEKTVWSFREKLTNNQTIEKTFVLFRDVLNAKGLILNEGKMVDATFATAPIQRNTREENKQIKDGDGAALWNNKPHKKRHKDIDARWTQKGGQNYYGYKNHTKVDAKSKFIDCYKVTDASVHDSQPLEDLLDDNDKGQPLYGDSAYTGANQDDVIENAKMINQVCERGYRNHPLTNEQKASNREKSSVRSRVEHVFGFMEQSMHGIKVECVGIVRATGILGLMNLTYNLFRYEQVVRLNLLPIKN, via the coding sequence ATGCGCAAGATACAATACAAGTCTACAGGCATCGCTGGTTTATTTGACCACGAGCAAGCATTAGAGCAGTTATCTAACAAGGGTAATGCTCTTGAACGATTAAGTGAAGTATTAGATTTTGAGATATTTCGCGAGTTATTGGAGGATTCCATTTTGACCAAAGAGAAGAAGAACAACGCGGGTGCAAAACCATACGATGTCGTAATGCTATTCAAGATTTTGATACTTCAACGCTACTTCGGATTATCTGATGGTCAGGTAGAGTACCAAATCATTGACAGAGCAAGTTTTAAGGCGTTTTTAGGGTTATCTTCGGGTGATAAAGTTCCCGATGAGAAGACGGTTTGGTCTTTTCGCGAGAAATTGACCAACAACCAAACCATAGAAAAGACCTTCGTTCTTTTTCGCGATGTACTCAATGCGAAAGGTTTGATTCTCAATGAGGGAAAGATGGTTGATGCTACATTCGCAACTGCTCCTATTCAACGCAATACCCGTGAGGAGAACAAGCAGATAAAAGATGGCGATGGTGCTGCATTATGGAATAATAAACCCCACAAGAAGAGGCACAAAGACATTGATGCAAGATGGACACAGAAAGGTGGGCAGAATTACTATGGCTATAAGAATCACACAAAGGTGGATGCTAAGAGCAAGTTTATTGATTGTTATAAAGTTACTGATGCTTCGGTGCACGATTCACAGCCGTTAGAGGATTTACTAGATGATAACGACAAGGGGCAACCTCTATATGGAGACAGTGCTTATACTGGTGCTAATCAGGATGATGTCATTGAGAATGCGAAGATGATAAATCAGGTGTGCGAGAGGGGTTATAGGAATCATCCTTTGACCAACGAGCAGAAGGCGAGCAATCGCGAGAAGTCAAGTGTTCGCTCTCGTGTGGAGCACGTTTTTGGGTTTATGGAGCAGTCGATGCACGGTATCAAGGTGGAGTGCGTTGGTATAGTGCGAGCCACTGGGATACTTGGTCTTATGAACCTCACCTACAATCTGTTTAGATACGAACAGGTTGTACGACTGAATCTATTACCGATAAAAAACTAA
- a CDS encoding Retron-type RNA-directed DNA polymerase, producing the protein MKNVRDIMRNSEKVLNSLMGHSDNSAYKYNRLYRIMFNEEMYYVAYQNIYANQGNMTKGLDGRTADQMSLSRIENLIDTLKNETYQPHPSKRVYIPKKNGKKRPLGIPSFEDKLVQEVIRMVLEAIYEGYFEYSSHGFRPKRSCHTALSNIQNTFSGVKWFIEGDIKGFFDNINHQILINILKERVDDERFINLIRKFLNAGYVEDWTFHRTYSGTPQGGIISPILANIYLDKFDKYMKEYIQNFDCGKKRRLDTRSGTLTVRKGRLSTKLKIEKDPNVRKQLASSIREIEKERTKIPHGNEMDDRYRRLKYVRYADDFLIGITGSKADCIQLKKDISQYMENCLKLELSAEKTLITNAKEPAKFLGYDIFVRKSYDTKRDKNGILKRAFNGKVVLYRWVLKISIFGLI; encoded by the coding sequence ATGAAAAATGTGAGAGACATTATGAGAAATTCGGAGAAAGTATTAAACAGTCTAATGGGACATAGCGATAATTCGGCTTATAAGTACAACCGTCTTTACCGTATCATGTTCAACGAAGAGATGTATTATGTTGCTTATCAGAACATATATGCAAATCAAGGGAATATGACTAAAGGGTTAGATGGAAGGACTGCTGACCAAATGAGTTTGTCTCGAATCGAAAATCTAATTGATACGCTCAAAAATGAGACGTACCAACCACACCCTTCAAAGAGGGTTTATATTCCAAAGAAAAACGGCAAAAAACGCCCACTTGGAATACCCTCTTTTGAAGACAAATTAGTGCAGGAAGTCATAAGAATGGTATTGGAAGCCATATATGAAGGATACTTTGAATATTCTTCTCATGGGTTTAGACCAAAAAGAAGTTGTCATACTGCATTGTCAAACATTCAAAACACATTCAGTGGTGTAAAATGGTTTATCGAAGGAGATATAAAAGGCTTCTTCGACAATATAAATCATCAAATATTGATAAATATACTGAAAGAAAGGGTTGATGATGAACGGTTTATAAATCTCATCAGAAAGTTCTTGAATGCGGGGTACGTCGAAGACTGGACATTTCATAGAACGTATAGTGGAACACCTCAAGGAGGTATCATTAGCCCAATATTGGCTAATATCTACCTTGACAAGTTCGACAAATACATGAAAGAGTATATCCAAAACTTCGATTGTGGAAAGAAAAGGAGATTAGATACGAGAAGCGGCACATTAACAGTGCGAAAAGGTCGGCTGTCTACAAAGCTTAAAATCGAAAAAGATCCGAATGTAAGAAAGCAATTAGCCTCTTCCATTCGAGAAATTGAGAAAGAAAGAACAAAAATTCCACATGGTAACGAAATGGATGATAGGTACAGACGATTAAAATACGTCAGATATGCTGATGACTTTCTAATTGGAATTACGGGTAGTAAAGCAGATTGTATCCAACTCAAAAAGGATATTTCTCAATATATGGAGAATTGTCTGAAATTGGAATTGTCCGCAGAAAAAACTCTGATAACCAATGCGAAAGAACCGGCAAAATTTCTGGGATACGACATCTTTGTGCGTAAATCATACGATACCAAAAGAGATAAGAATGGAATACTAAAGCGTGCGTTCAATGGTAAAGTCGTACTGTATAGGTGGGTTCTAAAAATTAGTATTTTTGGGTTGATTTAA
- a CDS encoding Arylsulfatase regulator (Fe-S oxidoreductase), producing the protein MKWSIYNKLIDSSEDNEVVFFYNYFRSKLLTLDKRLASLIESSSDDPTKISKIHPDLYKSLLDDRFVISDEINEVAECVNAIDRKFSSDEILRITVNPTLDCNLKCWYCYENHVKDSVMTNDIIKGVELFIENSVKSQTLKKVQLSFFGGEPLLQYKKVVKPLAETVKSICTKYEKKLVVSFTTNGVCLTNKVVEELKNLSSEISVQVAFDGGRDFHNKVKCFPSGLGSYDIVKSNLFNAIQNEILTTIRCNYTLENLDSFKFLVDDFREYWEFPNLRFSFHKVWQEPETLELHSKINELKDKVSGMTFQSNIQSFLGDSISPCYGDFDNNYVANYNGDVYKCTARDFKPENRIGHLSSSGEIILNDNAYLRKRNRLTSQCSDCRLLPICTICFQQRFESMDDKCPIPAVRGNADMNIKKYFHDVKNLNRNEK; encoded by the coding sequence ATGAAATGGAGTATATACAATAAGTTGATTGATAGCTCTGAAGATAATGAAGTTGTTTTTTTCTACAACTACTTTAGGAGCAAATTATTGACTTTAGATAAAAGGTTAGCGAGTCTGATTGAGAGTAGTTCGGATGACCCAACAAAAATCTCAAAAATTCATCCAGACCTTTACAAAAGTTTGCTTGATGATAGATTCGTAATTTCTGATGAAATTAATGAAGTAGCAGAGTGCGTAAATGCGATTGATCGAAAATTTAGTTCAGATGAGATTCTGCGAATTACTGTAAATCCAACTTTGGATTGTAACTTAAAATGTTGGTATTGCTACGAAAATCACGTCAAGGATAGTGTAATGACCAATGACATTATTAAAGGTGTAGAGCTTTTCATAGAGAACTCTGTTAAGTCACAAACTCTAAAGAAGGTTCAATTGTCGTTCTTTGGAGGAGAACCGTTATTGCAATATAAAAAAGTTGTGAAACCGCTAGCCGAAACTGTGAAAAGTATTTGTACTAAGTATGAAAAAAAATTGGTAGTTAGTTTTACAACTAATGGTGTCTGTTTAACAAACAAAGTAGTAGAAGAGCTTAAAAATTTATCATCAGAAATCAGCGTGCAGGTTGCATTTGACGGAGGTCGGGATTTTCACAATAAAGTCAAGTGCTTTCCTTCGGGCTTGGGTAGCTATGACATTGTAAAGAGTAATCTTTTTAATGCTATACAGAATGAAATTTTAACCACTATTAGATGTAACTATACTCTCGAAAACTTGGATTCCTTCAAATTTTTAGTTGATGATTTTCGAGAGTATTGGGAATTTCCTAATTTAAGATTTTCATTTCACAAAGTATGGCAAGAACCTGAGACCTTAGAACTTCATTCCAAAATAAATGAATTAAAAGACAAAGTTTCTGGCATGACTTTTCAGTCTAATATTCAGTCATTTCTTGGAGATAGTATATCTCCTTGTTATGGTGATTTTGATAATAACTATGTAGCCAACTACAATGGTGACGTCTATAAATGTACTGCAAGAGATTTTAAGCCTGAAAATCGCATAGGTCATCTGTCATCATCAGGTGAAATTATCCTAAATGATAATGCATACTTGAGGAAAAGGAATAGGTTGACATCTCAGTGCTCTGATTGTCGTCTTCTCCCAATATGTACAATTTGCTTTCAGCAACGGTTTGAATCAATGGATGACAAATGTCCAATTCCAGCTGTCAGGGGAAATGCAGATATGAATATTAAGAAATATTTTCATGACGTAAAAAATTTGAATAGAAATGAAAAATAA
- a CDS encoding putative TonB-dependent receptor, which translates to MKNKIIAIISLFCLLSSPVIAQTITGKIVDEKQKPLPYIGIILSTLPDSVYVASTVSRSDGSFELSAIEGEKYSILLSFLGYEPIRKSCEVGSLGTLVMKEDVQVIKEVVVIAQRTKHSADGYTVNLRASDIVKGKQTADALTFLPGVTKEDTRLKINGLTVSEIYVDGVKLTNLDELNRLPADMIDKVKVNYLAGGNQNASASGGTIDITLRQPPKGGFYGSLSAGADYSSKNGISSEDLGGVIYYRYKNLSLYNNLSLNWNNYRESAEQTIWNTSSSLITQIYEESRIKGFNATNRLSLTQQIDKWSKISGSYYVSTNRQNPFIETVSNDKSTISSQDITLVQEATVKYSSTLNERGASLEVVGDYYNRRASYDSHYLFENEAQKKSYYESSLDLWKLSADITHPLSEKISLKYGASVQLISSAYDPTISESQHFPISVIPTRTKGLIPHAYAQAMGAFWKIQYSVGINWQLNGIEYEELDKIGEKISNTQWGINPTVQMMMPVGESGKNALMFNYKHSLDDIPYAAISSTIRWIDPYNYTVGNPYLKAPTYDILMGGVSLFGNIFNITALYIKANNSIYWETKQSSAEIFYTTPINLPSQEAYGVGVELNLNPVKQWKMKLSSRLEVHPENLTIAGVHYGDTRFRQYHTLNNNFTFKQGWGAMLNAIFEPTYRDYDRTYHAIYNIGGQIYKSLFKDALQFTLNFNALGNRRRYDRNANGNTISYHYTTPVQSIGLSVRWRFSGGKKVQVSATEGMQGYKDIKDIR; encoded by the coding sequence ATGAAAAATAAAATTATCGCAATCATATCTCTATTTTGTCTGCTTTCCAGTCCTGTAATAGCACAAACCATCACCGGAAAAATAGTAGACGAAAAGCAAAAACCCTTGCCATACATCGGCATTATCCTGAGCACATTGCCAGACAGCGTATATGTTGCATCGACCGTAAGTCGCTCAGACGGAAGTTTTGAACTGTCCGCCATAGAGGGCGAGAAATACTCGATTCTGCTCTCATTTTTGGGTTATGAGCCAATCCGAAAGAGTTGCGAAGTCGGTTCGCTCGGCACATTGGTTATGAAGGAGGATGTCCAAGTAATAAAAGAAGTTGTGGTAATAGCACAGCGTACTAAGCATAGTGCTGATGGCTACACTGTTAATCTCCGTGCATCCGACATCGTAAAGGGAAAGCAGACCGCTGACGCATTGACATTCCTGCCGGGAGTAACCAAGGAAGATACACGTCTTAAAATCAACGGCTTGACCGTGAGCGAAATCTATGTTGACGGTGTAAAGCTCACCAACCTTGACGAACTCAATAGATTGCCTGCCGATATGATTGATAAGGTTAAAGTAAATTATCTTGCCGGCGGCAATCAAAATGCCTCAGCCAGTGGCGGGACTATCGACATCACCCTGCGACAACCACCAAAGGGCGGCTTCTACGGCAGCCTTTCAGCCGGAGCAGATTACAGTAGTAAGAACGGAATATCGAGCGAGGATTTAGGTGGAGTGATTTACTACCGATACAAGAATCTGAGTCTATATAACAATCTGTCGCTGAATTGGAACAACTATCGAGAAAGTGCTGAGCAGACAATTTGGAATACATCATCATCGCTTATTACGCAAATCTATGAAGAAAGCCGAATCAAAGGATTTAATGCGACTAATCGCCTGAGTCTCACGCAGCAAATCGACAAATGGAGCAAAATCAGCGGCAGTTACTATGTATCTACCAATCGTCAGAATCCGTTTATAGAGACCGTCTCAAACGACAAATCGACTATCTCTTCACAAGATATTACTCTCGTGCAGGAGGCTACCGTAAAGTACTCTTCCACGCTCAACGAGCGCGGAGCATCGTTAGAGGTTGTGGGCGACTACTACAACCGTCGTGCCTCATACGACTCTCATTACTTATTCGAGAATGAGGCTCAGAAAAAATCTTACTACGAATCGTCCCTTGACCTTTGGAAGTTATCCGCCGATATCACACATCCGCTCAGTGAGAAAATATCTTTGAAATATGGAGCATCAGTACAACTAATTTCTTCGGCTTATGACCCCACAATAAGCGAAAGTCAACATTTCCCAATTAGTGTAATTCCTACACGAACAAAAGGTTTGATACCTCATGCCTACGCACAGGCGATGGGTGCATTTTGGAAAATACAATACAGTGTCGGAATTAATTGGCAACTCAACGGAATAGAGTATGAAGAGTTAGACAAAATAGGCGAAAAAATTTCCAATACCCAGTGGGGAATCAACCCCACTGTGCAGATGATGATGCCGGTGGGCGAGTCCGGGAAAAATGCTCTGATGTTCAACTATAAACACTCTCTTGACGATATACCCTACGCCGCAATATCATCGACAATCCGTTGGATAGACCCCTATAACTATACTGTCGGTAATCCGTACCTGAAAGCTCCCACCTATGACATCTTAATGGGAGGAGTCTCATTGTTTGGTAACATCTTTAATATTACGGCACTATACATAAAAGCAAACAATAGTATATATTGGGAGACCAAACAGAGTTCTGCAGAGATTTTTTATACGACTCCGATAAATTTACCATCGCAAGAGGCATACGGTGTCGGTGTAGAGCTGAATCTGAATCCGGTAAAGCAGTGGAAGATGAAGCTATCATCTCGCTTGGAGGTGCATCCTGAAAATCTCACAATCGCAGGAGTGCATTACGGCGACACGAGATTTCGTCAATACCATACCCTGAATAATAATTTTACCTTCAAGCAAGGTTGGGGTGCGATGTTGAATGCCATCTTCGAGCCGACATACCGTGACTATGACCGTACTTACCACGCAATTTATAATATTGGCGGACAAATCTATAAATCTCTATTCAAGGATGCTCTCCAATTCACTCTAAACTTTAATGCTCTTGGCAACCGTCGCCGCTACGATAGAAACGCAAACGGCAATACAATAAGTTATCATTATACAACTCCTGTTCAGAGTATTGGGCTATCGGTTCGTTGGCGTTTCTCGGGTGGTAAGAAGGTCCAAGTTAGTGCAACTGAGGGGATGCAGGGTTATAAAGATATAAAAGACATAAGATAG
- a CDS encoding Transcriptional regulator, with protein sequence MVNQTDFFISENIIEHIPAEEYFKIDHIIEDVDAFARTTYKSVYVIDYYRQSFLYVSENPLFLCGLTAERVKELGYNFYINHTTPEDLTMLLEINRAGFKFFEKIPNEHRKQYTISYDFQIINKEYRNKSLINHQITALRLTSDGKIWLGLCVASVSSADNSGNIMMLKNKSRDYWEYNRVSQHWEQRLRPELKEIEKDVLKLSAMGYTMNEIADTVNRSVDSVKVYRKNLFEKLGVDNIAEAINYAMNHRLL encoded by the coding sequence ATGGTTAATCAAACAGATTTCTTCATCAGTGAAAACATAATTGAACATATTCCCGCTGAGGAGTATTTCAAGATTGACCACATTATCGAGGATGTGGATGCCTTCGCACGTACCACATACAAAAGCGTATATGTAATTGATTATTACAGGCAATCATTCCTGTATGTCTCTGAAAACCCTCTGTTTCTGTGTGGTTTGACAGCCGAGCGTGTCAAGGAGTTAGGATACAATTTCTACATAAACCACACCACACCCGAAGACCTGACAATGTTGTTGGAAATCAATAGAGCAGGTTTCAAATTCTTTGAGAAAATTCCAAATGAGCATAGAAAGCAATATACAATCTCGTATGATTTTCAAATTATTAACAAAGAGTATCGAAATAAAAGTCTTATCAATCACCAAATAACCGCCCTCAGACTGACAAGTGACGGAAAGATTTGGCTCGGTTTATGTGTCGCATCGGTATCTTCTGCCGACAATTCGGGCAATATAATGATGTTGAAAAATAAATCTCGTGACTATTGGGAGTACAACAGGGTCTCTCAACACTGGGAACAGAGACTCAGACCCGAATTAAAGGAGATAGAGAAAGATGTGCTGAAACTTTCTGCAATGGGCTACACTATGAACGAAATTGCCGATACAGTGAACCGCTCCGTAGATTCTGTAAAGGTGTATCGAAAGAATTTATTTGAAAAACTTGGCGTTGACAACATTGCCGAAGCAATAAATTATGCGATGAACCATAGACTTTTATAG
- a CDS encoding Retron-type RNA-directed DNA polymerase, which translates to MEYSMYKTFSGKLESSVSKVINKFKINKEFAIPYNDEKGVTKYRKFYNEGFKRKKKCPKILYSDLLPSRYIQKEPSLIKRLQTRKCELCGANGEVVMFQVKNIKKLKGEKDWERLMMKKNRKTLVVCEHCNKRVHDN; encoded by the coding sequence ATGGAGTACAGTATGTATAAAACTTTCTCCGGTAAACTTGAAAGCTCTGTCAGTAAGGTAATAAACAAGTTCAAAATAAATAAAGAGTTTGCAATACCATATAATGATGAAAAAGGAGTAACTAAATATCGGAAATTCTATAATGAAGGATTCAAACGCAAGAAAAAGTGTCCAAAAATCCTTTACAGTGATTTACTGCCAAGCAGATACATTCAAAAGGAGCCCAGTCTAATAAAAAGACTGCAAACCCGCAAATGTGAACTCTGCGGAGCAAATGGTGAAGTCGTTATGTTCCAAGTCAAAAACATCAAGAAATTGAAAGGTGAAAAAGACTGGGAACGTTTAATGATGAAAAAGAACCGTAAAACTCTGGTAGTATGCGAGCACTGTAACAAGAGGGTACATGACAATTAG
- a CDS encoding Conjugative transposon protein TraM: MTGSGCLAYGIFIPSSMEMSAIKEVAANMGAGLGSSINILKFLF; the protein is encoded by the coding sequence GTGACTGGCAGCGGATGCTTAGCCTACGGCATCTTTATCCCCAGCTCGATGGAGATGAGTGCCATTAAAGAAGTTGCCGCCAATATGGGTGCAGGATTGGGCAGCTCCATCAACATTTTAAAATTTTTGTTTTAG
- a CDS encoding ABC transporter ATP-binding protein, translated as MIAGHYGKKYTLEGLRQNSFIGKDGVSLLGISRAAEKIGFRTLGGRLTFDKLTEKVLLPCIVHWKQNHFVVVYDIKKSRKGKVTILVADPGKGLLSYSKEEFCTNWISTQTNSEEKGIVLLLEPTSLFYEQEGDYVPSANRFKFLGSYLVKYKRFFGHLILGLLIGSILQLIFPFLTQAIVDTGINGKDIGFIWLILIAQLMLILSRTAIDFIRRKILLHISTRINVSLISDFFIKLMKLPMKFFDTKLTGDLLQRIEDHRRIENFLTAQTLGMLFSVFSFIVFGIVLYIYSLTIFLIFIIGSIIYGFWIVVFLKKRRILDYKFFEQQGINRNVVYQLINGMQEIKLQGCEQRKRWEWEDVQANLFDVNLKSLTLRQNQEAGSILINELKNTLITVVAAAAVINGNLTLGMMLAIQYIIGQLNSPVEQILGFIYQWQDVSISLDRMNEIHTEQNEEDDNREIVQLPHKSDIHIENLCFKYDGARADYVLNNINLRIPQGKVTAIVGASGSGKTTLIKLLLGYYSLNEGKIEVGNVNIDQFNLAWWRTMCGTVMQEGYLFSDTVARNIAISEDEVDLERLRYAARVANISDYIEALPLGYNTLIGQDGQGVSQGQRQRILIARVVYKNPQFVFFDEATNALDANNEKAIVENLQDFYRGKTVVVVAHRLSTVKNADQIVVLDGGTIVEIGSHEELTIKRGKYYELVKNQLELGS; from the coding sequence ATGATTGCCGGTCATTATGGCAAGAAGTACACTCTTGAGGGGTTGCGGCAAAACTCCTTTATCGGCAAGGATGGTGTGTCGTTGCTCGGGATTAGTAGGGCGGCGGAGAAGATTGGCTTCAGGACTTTGGGCGGCAGATTGACTTTTGATAAGCTCACGGAGAAGGTTTTACTTCCCTGCATTGTGCACTGGAAGCAAAACCATTTTGTTGTGGTATACGACATCAAAAAGAGTCGTAAAGGAAAAGTTACGATATTAGTTGCCGACCCCGGCAAGGGGCTGCTAAGCTACTCGAAAGAGGAGTTTTGCACCAACTGGATTAGCACCCAGACCAACAGCGAAGAGAAGGGAATAGTGTTGTTGCTTGAGCCGACAAGCCTCTTTTATGAGCAAGAGGGCGATTATGTTCCCTCCGCCAACCGCTTCAAATTCTTAGGCAGCTATCTCGTGAAATACAAACGTTTTTTCGGACACCTGATTCTCGGATTGCTCATTGGCAGTATTTTGCAACTCATTTTTCCGTTTTTGACACAAGCCATTGTGGACACGGGAATCAACGGAAAGGATATAGGTTTTATATGGCTGATACTCATTGCACAATTGATGCTCATTCTCAGCCGCACAGCCATCGACTTCATTCGCCGCAAAATATTGCTTCACATAAGCACGCGTATCAATGTGTCGCTGATATCTGACTTCTTTATCAAGTTGATGAAGTTGCCGATGAAGTTTTTTGACACCAAACTCACAGGCGATTTGTTACAACGAATCGAAGACCACAGGCGTATAGAAAACTTTCTTACGGCTCAGACACTGGGTATGCTCTTCTCGGTATTCAGCTTTATCGTTTTTGGGATAGTGCTATATATATACAGTTTGACTATCTTTCTCATATTCATCATCGGCAGCATTATCTACGGTTTTTGGATAGTCGTATTTTTGAAGAAGCGGCGCATTTTGGATTACAAATTCTTTGAGCAGCAGGGCATAAATCGAAATGTGGTCTATCAGCTTATCAACGGTATGCAGGAGATAAAGCTCCAAGGGTGCGAACAACGCAAGCGGTGGGAGTGGGAGGATGTGCAGGCAAACCTCTTCGATGTGAATTTGAAATCGCTCACACTCCGACAAAATCAGGAGGCGGGGAGCATCTTGATAAACGAGCTAAAAAACACCTTGATAACCGTTGTTGCGGCGGCAGCCGTCATCAACGGCAATCTGACCTTGGGTATGATGTTGGCAATCCAATATATCATCGGACAACTCAATAGCCCTGTTGAGCAGATACTTGGATTCATCTATCAGTGGCAGGATGTGAGCATAAGCTTAGATCGTATGAACGAGATTCATACAGAGCAAAACGAAGAGGATGATAACAGAGAAATTGTTCAATTACCTCATAAAAGTGATATTCATATCGAGAATCTATGCTTCAAATATGACGGGGCAAGGGCTGATTATGTCCTCAATAACATCAATCTTCGCATTCCGCAAGGCAAGGTCACAGCCATTGTTGGGGCAAGCGGCAGCGGCAAAACGACGCTAATCAAACTGCTGCTCGGTTATTACTCACTCAATGAAGGTAAAATTGAGGTGGGAAATGTCAATATAGACCAATTTAATCTCGCTTGGTGGCGTACAATGTGCGGCACGGTTATGCAGGAGGGTTATCTCTTTTCGGACACCGTCGCTCGCAACATCGCCATATCCGAAGATGAGGTGGATTTGGAGCGCCTGCGTTATGCCGCCCGTGTAGCAAATATATCCGACTATATCGAAGCTCTGCCACTGGGATACAATACGCTAATCGGTCAGGATGGGCAGGGGGTAAGTCAGGGGCAGAGGCAGAGAATCCTTATCGCACGAGTGGTCTATAAAAATCCGCAATTTGTCTTTTTTGATGAAGCAACCAATGCCTTGGACGCAAACAACGAAAAAGCTATTGTCGAGAACCTGCAAGATTTTTACCGAGGCAAAACGGTTGTCGTTGTCGCCCACAGATTGAGCACGGTTAAGAATGCCGACCAGATAGTGGTTCTCGATGGCGGAACGATTGTGGAGATTGGCTCGCACGAAGAGCTGACCATTAAAAGAGGCAAGTATTACGAGTTGGTCAAAAACCAGTTAGAATTAGGAAGTTGA
- a CDS encoding transposase, whose translation MTYPVICNQKMNAYLKEIGDLCGLEKNLTFHLARHTFATTITLAKGVPIETVSKMLGHTNIKTTQIYARITDSKIGNDMQALAGKLQSLNETYNG comes from the coding sequence ATGACATACCCTGTTATATGCAACCAAAAAATGAATGCCTACCTCAAGGAGATTGGTGATTTGTGTGGTCTGGAGAAGAATTTGACCTTTCACCTTGCTCGTCATACCTTCGCAACAACCATTACGCTCGCTAAGGGTGTGCCGATTGAAACTGTCTCTAAAATGCTGGGGCACACCAATATAAAAACCACTCAGATCTACGCCCGAATTACCGATTCCAAAATAGGTAACGATATGCAGGCACTTGCAGGCAAACTTCAGAGCTTAAATGAAACATATAACGGCTAA